The genomic interval GTACGGAAATCCTGTAGACCTGGATCCTATACAGGGAAATTTTGAATATGACATAAAATATCTAAATAGCCTCATAAATAAGGGGGAACCTGTAATGAGCAGCATGGGAAGCAACGCGCCTCCAGAGGTTGATAAACCTGCCAGAATAATAGACTGGCTAAGGCTGGACGGTGCCCAGGTTACAAGGCCCTCCATAGATCCTTACAGAGAAAACATAAACCTGGATTTTTATTTATCAGGAGGAGATCTTGTTATTTCAATGCCCGTAATAATAAATGTCAATGGTGCTGATAAAAATGTAATGGAGGCACTGGAATGGGCTTCATTGTTTATAGGTTCAGTTACAATAGATTATAATCCTGAGATGGACAATCCCGAAATAAATTTTCATGGGACACATTCTGGAAAACACCGGTATTCATTTATAGCCTCGGGAGAAAACCTTGATCGCAATGCGGGTGGCTTTATTCTGGAGGAGGACAGGTATACAGAGCTTAAAATCACAGAAATTAATGATATACTGGGAAAAGAAGGAATACGAGAAAACTATGATTTAATCCTGGAGGTCTCCAGATTCAGGAATTCTGGTGACATTATCAAGTACCTCGCCCTCGGGTGTGATTCTGTTATATTATCTTCAAAGATATTCGAAAGTGGGCTTGAAAATAATTATTCTAATCTAAATGAAAAGGCATTAAATTTTTTAATGGGAATAAGGAAAGAACTTGCCCTGTTATCCGGGGCCATGGGTATATCAAATCTTCAATATTCAATTGTAGGGAATAAAGAGCTCTTAAGGTCTGTTAACCTTGATAGTAATATAGGTAAAGCTATCAATATACAGGAGGGTGGAAGCAGATGAATTATATACCATCCAGCTGTGGCCTTTTTGGAATAATGAGGAAAAATGGCAGGGAAAAAATACCCGGAACTATTCCGGTAAAATGCCTGAATTCAATACGGTACCGTGGCAGCGACAAGGGTTCCGGCTATGCATCTTTTAATGTTAACCATAACAACAATTACAGCATAAACGTGTTTTATGAAGAGGATGAACATAAATTAAGGTCGTTGCTGGAACAGAATGGCTTTGGCATAAATAAAATGGAAGTCAGGAATGGAAATAACATAAAAAGCTATTGCTATGATGTTTCCATTGGAGATATGAGTTCCATAGACAATGTTAACGATGTTTTATGGAAGGAGGGAACAGGCCGGATTTACAGTTCAGGCACATCACTTGATATTTTTAAGGGCATAGGATATCCAGATGATGTGGGAAAAGAATATTCAATAGAATCAAAGGAAGCTGACATGTGGCTCGCACATACAAGGCAGCCAACAAACTCACCGGGCTCTCTCCCATACTGGTCACATCCATTTTCTTCATTTAACATAGCTATAGTACATAATGGTGATATCAGTTCATTTGGCGCCAACAGGGAATTTCTGAAATCAAAAGGTGTTAATAGTTTCGTGGGAACTGACAGCGAAGTTATAGCTTATATTTTCAGGGAATTATTGAAGCAGTATGATTTAATCACAACAGTAAAAATCATGGCAGGGAAAATTGAAGATTCCAGTATGAAATATAAAAACAGGGGAGCTGTCCTTGATGGGCCATACACACTTGTTATAGGCTATGATGATGGCAATGACCTGTATATGATTTGCATTGCAGACCGTACAAAATTAAGGCCTGCAATACTTGGTGAGGATGATGGCAATTTCTTTATAGCCAGTGAAGAAAGCCAGATCAGGCTTATTAGCCCGAATGCTAGAATATGGACACTGGAACCCGACTCTTATTTTATAGCATCCTTTAACCGCGGCATTATAAGTCCCGGGAGAAAGGGCATTGAGAATAGGAATAAAATCAATATTCCTGATTCTTTTCAGATTGATGCAAGGGCAATAGAATACAACAGGCTTAACCAGGCTATATTAAAAGGAGATCAGGCCATAACAATAAATAATGTTGCCGGGCACAGGTATATAGGAATAAATTTTCCTGATTCAGAGAAAGATATAACTATTTATGGAACACCGGGAAATTGCTTTATGAATCTTAACGAAAACAATAGTTCTACAATTTATGGTAATGTTGCGGATGATTGCTGTGATTCTATGGGGGGAGGAATGGTAAAAATCTACGGGGATGCAGGAGATATTCTATGCCAGGCATTAAATGGAGGGAAAGTTTATGTGCTCGGCAATGCTGGCAATAGGGCATGCATACAGATGCGTGAATACGTGGACAAATCTACTGTAGTTGTAATTAACGGAAAATTTGATGATTATCTCGGTGAATATATGTCCGGTGGCACTTTGCTGGTTCTTTCCAACAGTGACAGAAATTTTGGGAGGTATATAGGATCCGGAATGATAGGGGGGACTATCTTTATAAGGGGAAAGGTTAACAGCAGGAACATAGGCATTCAACCTCCTGAAACTGCTGTAAATGGAATGTTAAATGCACTCAGGAAATCAGAATTGATCACAGATAAAGAGTATCATAAATTAAAGGGAATGAGTTTTATAGACATGATTAAGTTTCTTCCATCCGATTCCAGAAAATTTGTAAGAAAATTTTATTCAGGGCACGAATTGCCTGAATACGAATACCGTTATTTGAATAGTCAGGAAAAAATAAAATTAAATAGTATTGTGAATGAATTTGATACCGAAATGGGAACACATAGTACAGAATTTCTGGGTGATAAATTTACAATAATAATGCCGGGAAATTATTGAGTTATAATATCCTCTTTTATTACTTCTATTTCCCTTGAGGCCTATATATGACATATTGTTTTCTTTCTGTGCTTCCGAATTTGACAGGATTTAATCTTTCTACCTTATTGCAGGGAATTATAATTTTTACATTTTAATTCTATCTAATGTTTCAATCTATCTTCTATGAACAACTACATCTTAACCATAATAAAAATGTCAGTAATCGCATAAAATTCCATAACACACTACCTTTTCAAGTTGTCATTTTGTTCATATTCTGGTATTCATATTTAAATCAGTTGCGTGAAACATGAACATAGATCAGTGCCATTTAAAATACAGATACAGCATTTCCGTCAATTTAATGTAAGATA from Ferroplasma acidiphilum carries:
- a CDS encoding class II glutamine amidotransferase; translation: MNYIPSSCGLFGIMRKNGREKIPGTIPVKCLNSIRYRGSDKGSGYASFNVNHNNNYSINVFYEEDEHKLRSLLEQNGFGINKMEVRNGNNIKSYCYDVSIGDMSSIDNVNDVLWKEGTGRIYSSGTSLDIFKGIGYPDDVGKEYSIESKEADMWLAHTRQPTNSPGSLPYWSHPFSSFNIAIVHNGDISSFGANREFLKSKGVNSFVGTDSEVIAYIFRELLKQYDLITTVKIMAGKIEDSSMKYKNRGAVLDGPYTLVIGYDDGNDLYMICIADRTKLRPAILGEDDGNFFIASEESQIRLISPNARIWTLEPDSYFIASFNRGIISPGRKGIENRNKINIPDSFQIDARAIEYNRLNQAILKGDQAITINNVAGHRYIGINFPDSEKDITIYGTPGNCFMNLNENNSSTIYGNVADDCCDSMGGGMVKIYGDAGDILCQALNGGKVYVLGNAGNRACIQMREYVDKSTVVVINGKFDDYLGEYMSGGTLLVLSNSDRNFGRYIGSGMIGGTIFIRGKVNSRNIGIQPPETAVNGMLNALRKSELITDKEYHKLKGMSFIDMIKFLPSDSRKFVRKFYSGHELPEYEYRYLNSQEKIKLNSIVNEFDTEMGTHSTEFLGDKFTIIMPGNY